One genomic segment of Bdellovibrionales bacterium includes these proteins:
- a CDS encoding EVE domain-containing protein, which produces MKKAKREPRYWLIKSEANVFSIDDLKRSKRTRWEGVRNYQARNFMMREMNLGDQVLFYHSNANPSGIVGVAEVSAPHQPDPTALQIGSDYFEPRATLDNPIWYCVEIAFKCKFPNLMSLDFLRQIPELSEMMVLRKGSRLSIQPVSQEEFQTIVAHSTNKPTGVAGREVAIKKSKGKNI; this is translated from the coding sequence GTGAAAAAAGCAAAGAGAGAACCAAGATATTGGCTGATAAAGTCTGAGGCAAATGTTTTTTCAATCGATGATTTGAAGCGATCGAAGAGGACGCGTTGGGAGGGGGTTCGTAACTATCAGGCCCGTAATTTTATGATGAGAGAAATGAACCTTGGTGATCAGGTTCTGTTTTATCACTCCAACGCAAATCCTTCGGGAATTGTGGGAGTCGCCGAGGTTTCTGCTCCTCATCAGCCTGATCCCACGGCTCTTCAAATCGGATCAGATTATTTTGAGCCAAGGGCCACTCTTGATAATCCCATTTGGTATTGCGTCGAGATTGCTTTTAAATGCAAATTTCCAAATCTCATGAGTCTCGATTTTCTGCGCCAAATTCCTGAACTGAGCGAAATGATGGTTCTAAGGAAGGGATCTCGCCTATCTATTCAGCCGGTATCTCAAGAGGAATTCCAGACCATTGTCGCTCACTCGACCAATAAACCTACCGGAGTTGCTGGCAGGGAGGTTGCCATTAAGAAGAGTAAGGGTAAAAATATTTGA
- a CDS encoding PD40 domain-containing protein, whose product MKEWLKDNWARITVGILLVLVISSGLLYFLGVPLWEASKRGIGDFEGQIVYSRTMKDFVDLSPRELVKEVFILDMKTGRNRQLTDHGTVTLRPEILPQSPWLAYTSFVFHAKEKIKNADLFVYNLLTRERKILSYKKGLNLSGSFAPDGREIYYTIRQGRLLDVFRIGIDGRGFKRVTRGRRASRNSSRLTQSSEPAISPEGDRMAFVSDRDGRPTLYIRDLKTGNDVRILFAGVYNTRPRWSRDGRRLVFQGYLKGHFDIFVIEASGKNLLKISRSRNPAGLPANNESPDFSPDGKHIVFTSDRTGYNQIYVIDVDGKNTRRLTFDTFHYYQPKWIPKILPTENQ is encoded by the coding sequence GTGAAGGAGTGGCTAAAGGATAACTGGGCTCGAATCACGGTCGGGATACTTTTGGTCTTGGTGATATCATCCGGGCTTCTTTATTTTCTTGGAGTCCCGCTTTGGGAAGCAAGCAAGAGAGGAATCGGCGATTTTGAAGGCCAGATTGTCTATTCAAGGACAATGAAGGATTTCGTCGATCTTTCGCCAAGAGAGTTGGTAAAAGAAGTATTCATTCTGGATATGAAGACAGGTCGGAATCGGCAACTGACGGATCACGGAACGGTGACGCTTCGTCCTGAAATTTTGCCTCAGAGTCCATGGCTCGCTTATACGTCCTTTGTTTTTCATGCCAAAGAGAAAATTAAAAATGCAGATTTATTTGTTTATAATTTACTCACCCGCGAACGAAAGATTTTGTCCTATAAGAAAGGCCTGAACCTTTCGGGGAGTTTTGCTCCGGACGGAAGGGAAATCTATTACACGATTCGTCAGGGGCGTTTACTTGATGTTTTCAGAATTGGAATCGATGGACGTGGATTTAAGCGAGTCACACGGGGACGTCGCGCTTCTCGGAATTCAAGTCGTCTCACTCAGAGTTCCGAGCCTGCGATTTCTCCTGAAGGTGACAGAATGGCTTTTGTATCAGATCGAGACGGGAGGCCGACGCTTTACATTCGTGATCTTAAAACTGGGAATGACGTGAGAATTCTGTTTGCTGGCGTGTACAACACTCGGCCGCGGTGGTCTCGAGATGGACGGCGTTTGGTCTTTCAGGGTTATCTCAAAGGTCATTTCGATATTTTTGTCATTGAAGCCAGCGGGAAAAATCTTTTGAAAATCTCTCGATCAAGAAATCCGGCGGGACTACCAGCAAACAATGAGTCTCCCGATTTTTCTCCTGATGGAAAGCACATTGTCTTTACGAGTGATCGCACCGGGTACAATCAAATTTACGTAATTGACGTAGATGGAAAAAATACTCGCCGCCTCACCTTTGATACCTTTCATTATTATCAGCCTAAGTGGATTCCAAAAATACTCCCGACTGAAAATCAGTAA
- a CDS encoding class I SAM-dependent methyltransferase codes for MKELHEIGAQIELLDIHFDKVASAYVGSFSAKVIKKIELRSLLSLLPKKLEGKYLLDIGCGSGYYIRELLKLNPQGITGVDRSRSMINQIPSDDRVKTICGDFASTERDGFYDLILILGVLEFCQDPQIFLKNISLWSDRLAQVVLLYPPDTLASRIYQTYHRSHGIHVNTSLSRQIDDWSRSENWILAKKHRIHPFAQIESYVRNK; via the coding sequence ATGAAAGAATTACATGAGATTGGTGCTCAGATCGAACTCTTAGATATTCATTTCGACAAAGTTGCGTCTGCATATGTTGGATCATTCTCGGCGAAAGTCATTAAGAAGATTGAACTAAGGTCTTTGCTTTCCTTGCTACCAAAGAAATTAGAAGGGAAATATCTTTTGGATATCGGCTGTGGTTCGGGATACTACATTCGTGAACTACTCAAACTAAATCCTCAAGGGATCACAGGCGTCGACCGAAGTCGTTCTATGATAAATCAGATCCCTTCGGATGATCGGGTCAAAACAATATGCGGAGATTTTGCCTCAACTGAGCGCGATGGATTCTATGATCTTATTCTGATTTTGGGTGTTCTTGAATTTTGTCAAGATCCACAAATTTTCTTGAAGAACATTTCGCTTTGGAGTGATCGACTCGCGCAAGTTGTTTTACTCTATCCTCCGGATACTCTAGCAAGTCGGATTTATCAAACCTATCATCGCTCTCATGGAATTCATGTGAACACCTCTTTGTCGCGCCAAATTGATGACTGGAGCCGTTCTGAGAATTGGATTTTAGCTAAGAAACATCGAATTCATCCCTTTGCCCAGATTGAATCTTATGTCCGTAATAAATAA
- a CDS encoding class I SAM-dependent methyltransferase, translated as MRSVNFKSEFWNAKILNWEASRYYCNRGLSKTRLNSVKKRLDLTSQILSQHAKGKSLLELGCGSGILLSSLDRQDFTSWVGIDVSPTAISKAQQRLKGLASFIQGDVTTCPLPQADCVIALGLLDWLSLSEIQDLASRLNSTYFLFSFSERKFSIIRMLHQVYTFFSYGIWNSFYVPKYWTEREISDALSPLNRRELPIKFVRDPNLSFGCLVTNLT; from the coding sequence ATGAGATCGGTCAATTTTAAGTCTGAATTCTGGAACGCCAAAATTCTTAATTGGGAGGCTTCACGCTATTACTGCAATCGAGGCCTGTCGAAAACTCGTTTGAACTCAGTCAAAAAGCGACTTGATCTAACATCTCAAATTTTGAGCCAACACGCAAAAGGGAAAAGTCTTCTCGAATTGGGATGTGGCAGCGGAATTCTTCTTTCCAGTCTCGACCGCCAGGATTTCACGTCTTGGGTTGGAATAGACGTTTCACCGACCGCAATCTCAAAAGCCCAACAACGCCTGAAGGGCCTTGCCAGCTTCATTCAGGGAGATGTAACAACCTGCCCATTGCCTCAGGCCGACTGCGTTATTGCTTTGGGTCTATTGGATTGGCTTTCTCTCAGCGAAATTCAAGACTTGGCGTCTCGGCTAAATAGCACATATTTCTTGTTTTCCTTTTCGGAGCGGAAATTTTCCATTATCCGCATGCTACATCAGGTTTACACATTTTTTTCCTACGGTATTTGGAATTCGTTTTATGTTCCAAAATATTGGACAGAACGAGAGATTAGCGATGCACTGTCACCCCTCAATAGAAGAGAATTGCCGATAAAGTTTGTCCGCGATCCAAATTTATCTTTCGGATGCTTAGTCACAAATTTAACATGA
- a CDS encoding ChbG/HpnK family deacetylase — translation MNLIPDLVPRPFIVADDFGLSSSVNSAIINLASRKILSAVSCMTVYSDFSRDAHQLEIENLKIGIHFTLTGKAGRPLTTPSPRSGLIDRQGHFRSSIDLALRAFRGSLDTRAIQDELQAQLNRFRQTFHRNPDHLDSHEHVHQLPMVNQALIDLVIAEKLTAIPVRTTAQMQSPGHSLIDISKKSYLQYQGLSLKRCLHRNGLKTLPPVICNLDYRNLCLKSTEMCFQLAKNHPYIWIVHPGEIDACLISRDSLTHGRRHEYLFLLSLLEN, via the coding sequence TTGAATTTAATTCCTGATCTTGTACCTCGGCCCTTTATTGTCGCAGACGATTTTGGTCTTTCGTCTTCTGTGAATTCAGCAATTATTAATTTGGCTTCCCGTAAAATTCTCAGTGCCGTTTCCTGCATGACCGTCTATTCAGATTTTAGCAGAGACGCTCACCAACTGGAAATTGAGAATCTAAAAATAGGAATTCATTTTACCCTTACGGGAAAAGCGGGAAGACCCTTAACGACACCGTCTCCTCGCAGTGGACTCATCGATCGTCAGGGTCACTTTCGGAGCTCGATAGATTTGGCCCTTCGAGCCTTTCGAGGATCCTTAGACACGAGGGCAATACAGGATGAACTCCAAGCACAACTCAATAGATTTCGACAAACATTTCACCGAAATCCTGATCACCTCGATAGTCATGAACACGTCCATCAGCTGCCAATGGTGAACCAGGCCCTCATCGATTTAGTTATCGCCGAAAAGCTAACCGCCATTCCCGTAAGAACAACAGCTCAAATGCAATCCCCCGGACACTCTTTGATTGATATCTCAAAAAAATCGTATCTGCAATATCAGGGGCTCTCTTTGAAAAGGTGTTTACACAGAAACGGACTAAAAACTCTCCCTCCTGTTATCTGTAATCTCGACTACCGAAATCTATGCCTAAAATCCACCGAAATGTGCTTTCAGCTGGCAAAAAATCATCCTTATATCTGGATTGTTCACCCGGGAGAAATTGACGCCTGCCTAATATCCAGAGATAGCCTCACCCACGGCCGTCGGCATGAGTATTTGTTTCTATTGTCACTGCTGGAAAACTGA
- a CDS encoding ABC transporter ATP-binding protein → MKRIWPLLWNHSYGFIILILVILSYVVTGRLMPVVFGHAIDEGIRKDDLSLVYQAACVYLVLEILRSTLHFAQTYGIQRLGNRVLYDLREKLISHVQSLPLTYFDKNPVGRTVTRVTNDIAALGELFSLGITAVIVSSIEMLAIFIAMSFISLKLALITTAVAPVLTLLCVHLSRKIRFVFRDAKRKLATINAFTAESLNGLKVLQLFHKTDDRQSEFNRYSEEFKKLNLKTVRLFALLWPIIELFNVIAMTTALFFGGLYREELGLSLGALTTFLLMVQSFFQPLKTILERYTQFQNGLASADRIFSLMDEPPEPLDGDSLPSERLSGKIQIRELSHRYSPNGPWALKDINLDIRQGESLALVGRTGSGKTTLISLLQRLYDHTSGSIIIEGRDLRSVSPREWRRRVGVVLQENFIFKGTIAGNICLNDPRISRKQVENAANEAGCLKLLQTHKGGLDADVEERGINLSVGERQLIAFARVLAFNPDILILDEATANIDSISEKLIQDATQRVISGRTSVIIAHRLSTILNCDRIAVLDHGQLHEIGSHTELMNLEAKYFDLYTSQFKKKREPSCLSQI, encoded by the coding sequence ATGAAAAGAATATGGCCGTTGCTGTGGAACCACAGCTATGGATTTATTATTCTGATTTTGGTTATTCTCAGTTATGTCGTCACAGGACGACTTATGCCAGTTGTTTTTGGTCACGCCATAGACGAGGGGATCAGAAAAGACGACCTTTCCCTTGTCTATCAGGCCGCCTGTGTTTACCTCGTTTTAGAAATACTGAGGTCAACTCTGCACTTTGCTCAAACCTACGGTATTCAGCGACTGGGCAACCGAGTGCTCTATGATTTGCGTGAAAAATTAATTTCTCACGTTCAAAGTCTACCCCTCACCTATTTTGATAAAAACCCTGTGGGAAGAACGGTCACAAGAGTGACAAACGACATTGCTGCACTCGGAGAGCTCTTCAGTCTGGGAATTACGGCTGTCATCGTGAGCAGTATCGAAATGCTCGCTATTTTTATCGCTATGTCATTCATATCATTGAAGCTCGCTTTGATTACAACGGCGGTTGCTCCGGTCTTAACACTCCTTTGCGTTCACCTGAGCCGGAAAATTAGATTTGTGTTTAGAGATGCTAAGCGCAAATTGGCTACAATCAATGCCTTTACGGCCGAGAGTCTCAACGGACTTAAGGTTCTCCAGCTTTTCCACAAAACTGATGATCGACAAAGCGAATTCAATCGCTACTCAGAAGAATTCAAAAAACTCAATCTAAAGACCGTTCGCTTATTTGCCCTGCTTTGGCCGATCATCGAATTGTTTAACGTTATTGCCATGACGACGGCCTTATTTTTTGGCGGACTCTATCGTGAAGAGCTTGGCCTCTCTTTGGGTGCACTCACAACTTTTCTACTTATGGTTCAGAGTTTTTTCCAGCCTCTCAAGACGATTCTCGAACGATACACTCAATTTCAAAATGGCTTGGCAAGTGCCGATCGAATATTTTCCCTCATGGATGAACCTCCGGAACCCCTCGATGGAGACTCATTGCCCAGTGAACGCTTGTCTGGAAAAATTCAAATTCGGGAACTCTCTCACCGCTATTCCCCGAACGGCCCATGGGCCCTAAAGGACATTAATTTGGACATCCGCCAGGGCGAATCATTGGCCCTCGTGGGACGCACAGGAAGTGGTAAGACCACCTTAATTTCTCTTTTGCAGCGCCTCTATGATCACACGAGTGGAAGTATCATCATTGAGGGACGCGATTTGCGGTCTGTTTCACCCCGCGAGTGGCGCCGAAGAGTCGGAGTCGTACTTCAGGAGAATTTTATATTCAAAGGCACTATTGCGGGAAATATTTGCCTCAATGACCCTCGAATCTCTCGCAAACAGGTCGAAAATGCTGCAAATGAGGCCGGATGTCTGAAACTACTCCAAACGCACAAGGGTGGACTTGATGCAGATGTTGAAGAAAGGGGGATTAATTTGAGCGTTGGAGAGAGACAGCTCATTGCTTTCGCTCGAGTGCTCGCATTCAACCCTGATATTCTGATTCTCGATGAGGCCACAGCAAACATTGACTCCATCAGTGAAAAGCTGATTCAAGACGCGACCCAAAGAGTTATCAGTGGCCGCACGAGTGTCATTATTGCTCACCGCTTATCGACAATTTTAAACTGCGATCGCATCGCCGTCCTTGATCATGGCCAGCTTCATGAGATAGGCTCTCACACAGAGTTAATGAACTTAGAGGCAAAGTATTTTGATCTTTACACATCGCAATTCAAGAAAAAAAGGGAACCTTCCTGCTTGAGTCAAATCTGA
- a CDS encoding ABC transporter ATP-binding protein translates to MKQKLNSQLVVAMRGDHLQTSEQTQRPLSPSEREADERLLLNRPFFYYFSKNWRVFSLGLVTLFFTNLFDALPPYIIGLAIDQISQKAGWQTLARTVAFLVATALFLALFRYLWRVFWGKFHHGVAEDLRNRAFDKFLDLGPSFYQRRSVGELMSLITNDVNSFRMAIGPGTLVIADALFILLIVPPLMMSLSVSWTWKTLILMPIVPPVVARILKLIYENFSQQQEKFAAMSGAAQEIVSGIRVIKSYAQEINQTRLFNQFNKNYQLACNQVAKIDACFPPVMEMSVAIGSVILLAIGAPEVMKGTVSLGAFFSFYQYIQRMIWPMSALGIGFNHVQQGKASFARIADLLKIASDVPDSGQHQLDKFSNLEIRDLCFTYPGTNHPALRNISFKIEAGETIGIVGETGAGKSTLVDLLCRLYPVSPNSILYNGISIEQLRKISLRRTVSIVPQDPFLFSKPIQENMALARQEWSMDEIHALSQLVNIAEEINEIPEKYDAYLGERGVNLSGGQKQRLTIARALMTDSPLLIFDDSLSAVDAKTEKNILENLRQRVTNHNLSITLLIVSHRVSSLQWADRIVVLNGGEMEAIGTHQELLLRSPTYLRFVALQSENGSSNER, encoded by the coding sequence TTGAAACAAAAGCTGAATTCTCAGCTGGTTGTCGCTATGCGTGGAGATCACTTGCAGACCTCTGAACAGACCCAGCGCCCTTTATCGCCATCAGAGAGAGAGGCAGATGAGCGCCTGCTTTTGAATCGCCCTTTCTTCTATTATTTCTCCAAAAATTGGCGGGTTTTCTCTTTAGGATTAGTCACCTTGTTTTTTACAAACCTCTTTGATGCTTTACCCCCATACATCATCGGTCTCGCCATCGATCAGATTTCACAGAAGGCCGGCTGGCAGACACTTGCTCGAACCGTTGCCTTCTTAGTTGCAACAGCCCTTTTCTTGGCCCTTTTTCGATACCTTTGGCGAGTGTTCTGGGGAAAATTCCACCACGGAGTTGCAGAAGATCTACGCAATCGTGCCTTCGATAAATTTTTGGACCTTGGTCCCAGCTTTTACCAAAGACGTTCTGTCGGCGAGTTGATGAGCTTGATCACCAACGATGTCAACTCCTTCCGCATGGCGATCGGTCCTGGGACTCTCGTCATTGCTGATGCGCTTTTTATTCTCCTTATTGTGCCACCTCTCATGATGTCGCTATCTGTTTCGTGGACCTGGAAAACTTTAATTCTCATGCCGATCGTGCCTCCCGTGGTGGCTCGCATCCTCAAACTCATCTACGAAAACTTTAGTCAGCAACAAGAAAAATTTGCAGCGATGTCAGGAGCGGCACAGGAAATTGTTTCTGGAATCCGTGTGATTAAGAGTTATGCCCAAGAGATCAATCAGACTAGGCTGTTTAACCAATTTAACAAAAACTACCAATTGGCTTGCAACCAAGTTGCAAAAATCGATGCCTGCTTTCCCCCCGTCATGGAAATGAGCGTGGCAATTGGTTCAGTTATCCTTTTGGCCATCGGCGCTCCGGAAGTCATGAAGGGCACTGTTTCTCTCGGCGCATTTTTTTCCTTTTATCAGTATATTCAACGCATGATTTGGCCCATGTCGGCCCTCGGCATCGGATTTAATCACGTTCAGCAGGGCAAGGCTTCCTTTGCTCGAATTGCTGACCTTCTTAAAATAGCAAGCGATGTTCCTGATTCCGGACAACATCAGTTGGATAAATTTTCAAACCTAGAAATCAGGGATCTTTGCTTTACCTATCCTGGAACAAATCATCCTGCTCTTCGAAATATCTCATTCAAAATTGAAGCCGGCGAGACCATTGGCATAGTTGGAGAAACAGGGGCCGGAAAGTCAACTCTCGTGGATCTGCTCTGTCGACTCTACCCTGTCTCGCCGAACTCCATACTTTATAACGGTATTTCAATCGAACAACTGAGAAAGATTTCTCTCCGCCGAACAGTCAGCATTGTCCCCCAGGACCCATTTTTATTTTCTAAGCCCATCCAGGAAAACATGGCGTTAGCTCGCCAGGAATGGTCCATGGATGAAATTCATGCTCTCAGCCAGCTCGTTAATATCGCCGAAGAGATCAACGAGATCCCTGAAAAATATGACGCCTACCTCGGAGAACGAGGCGTCAATTTATCGGGAGGTCAAAAACAACGGCTCACAATTGCGCGCGCCCTGATGACTGACTCCCCCCTCTTGATATTTGATGATTCACTGAGCGCTGTCGATGCGAAAACCGAGAAAAATATTCTCGAAAATCTTCGGCAAAGAGTCACAAATCACAATTTATCTATCACTCTCCTTATTGTGTCCCACCGAGTTTCCAGTTTGCAATGGGCTGATCGCATTGTCGTTCTCAATGGTGGCGAAATGGAAGCAATAGGCACACATCAAGAATTACTCCTCAGAAGTCCCACCTATTTGCGTTTCGTGGCATTGCAGTCCGAAAATGGGAGTTCTAATGAGCGCTAA
- a CDS encoding S8 family serine peptidase — translation MKAALFSTILWSFTAWASGPTGDYLVQISPELRSQPLKIFSFIPAGTKIEDLGLNNWIRIQPPANNLAGFNVAGLRQNPDIVNVQPNYRISLLETFQIKPSSQLQQIRLTAAKFFGDALLSFPSRETDQDRNEAGATGRIPDNPPIPITGSGGAGNDSLYGRQWGMNGMGVAEVWKIKPATQSITVAVIDTGVDYTHEDLVDNIWKNPGETGTDAQGKDKSNNGLDDDNNGFIDDVVGWDFASNDNKPFDLTVPPTDLLFGGGNPGHGTHVAGCVAARSHNGKGIVGVADNNIKIMALRFLTEKGQGTTADAIKAIRYAVDNGAIVSNNSWGSEGEDPAESTENKALRDAIAYSESKGSLFIAAAGNGHNGVGYNNDTDSRPGYPASYPDDIIISVAAIDKNDSLGSFSNWGVNSVDIAAPGVAVFSTMVGNKYNDLVIDLFGIKATWDGTSMAAPHVAGAAALYWSRNPTKTWKEVKNAILQNTQSIPALGGKVASGGKLDVRNLINH, via the coding sequence ATGAAAGCAGCTCTTTTTTCCACAATACTGTGGAGCTTCACGGCATGGGCCTCTGGCCCAACAGGTGATTACCTTGTCCAAATATCGCCCGAACTCAGATCTCAACCCTTAAAAATATTTAGCTTCATTCCAGCGGGAACAAAGATAGAAGATCTGGGATTGAACAATTGGATTCGGATCCAACCGCCTGCAAACAATCTGGCTGGTTTCAATGTAGCAGGCTTGCGACAAAATCCAGACATAGTTAATGTACAGCCCAATTATCGAATCAGCTTGCTTGAGACCTTTCAGATCAAACCTTCAAGCCAACTCCAGCAGATAAGGCTAACCGCAGCAAAATTCTTCGGCGATGCCCTTCTTTCATTTCCCTCTCGTGAAACAGACCAGGACCGCAATGAAGCAGGAGCTACAGGTCGCATTCCTGACAATCCTCCTATTCCCATCACAGGAAGCGGAGGAGCCGGAAACGACAGTCTCTACGGTCGGCAATGGGGCATGAACGGCATGGGAGTGGCCGAGGTGTGGAAAATTAAACCAGCTACCCAGTCTATCACGGTCGCTGTCATTGACACAGGAGTTGACTACACACACGAGGACCTTGTCGATAATATCTGGAAAAATCCAGGCGAAACTGGAACAGATGCGCAGGGAAAAGACAAGTCCAACAACGGCCTTGATGATGACAACAACGGATTTATCGATGATGTCGTTGGATGGGATTTTGCTTCCAATGACAATAAGCCATTTGATCTCACTGTTCCTCCCACCGATCTTCTTTTTGGTGGTGGAAACCCCGGACATGGGACACACGTTGCGGGTTGTGTAGCTGCAAGATCTCACAACGGCAAAGGTATTGTTGGAGTTGCCGACAACAACATCAAAATCATGGCCTTGCGTTTCTTAACTGAAAAGGGACAGGGGACGACGGCCGATGCGATAAAGGCGATCCGCTACGCGGTCGACAACGGGGCAATTGTCTCAAACAACTCTTGGGGATCCGAAGGCGAAGATCCGGCTGAATCAACCGAAAACAAAGCCTTGCGAGATGCAATCGCGTATTCCGAATCAAAGGGAAGCTTGTTCATTGCAGCCGCCGGAAATGGACACAATGGTGTTGGCTACAATAACGATACAGACTCTCGGCCAGGCTACCCCGCCAGCTATCCAGACGACATTATCATCAGTGTTGCTGCTATTGATAAAAATGATAGCCTCGGCAGTTTTTCAAACTGGGGAGTCAACTCCGTCGATATTGCCGCTCCTGGGGTTGCCGTATTTTCAACCATGGTTGGCAACAAGTACAATGATCTCGTCATCGATCTTTTTGGAATCAAAGCCACCTGGGATGGAACGTCGATGGCAGCTCCTCACGTTGCTGGCGCAGCAGCCCTCTATTGGTCGAGAAACCCAACTAAGACTTGGAAGGAAGTCAAAAACGCCATCCTTCAAAATACGCAGAGCATACCTGCTCTTGGCGGCAAAGTGGCTTCCGGCGGAAAGTTGGACGTTCGCAATTTGATAAATCACTGA